A genomic segment from Gemmatimonadaceae bacterium encodes:
- the rplF gene encoding 50S ribosomal protein L6, protein MSRIGKNPIDVPSGVTITLDGNRVTVKGPRGELSRTIPGDMKVTHEDGKLTVARPSDEARHKSLHGLSRTLIANMVEGVTKGFVKQLDIVGVGYKAETRPYGLQLALGFSHAVEYKAPQGITLKAPLPTQILVEGANKEIVGQVAAELRSLRPPEPYKGKGIKYAGEQIRRKAGKAGGK, encoded by the coding sequence ATGTCAAGAATTGGAAAAAATCCGATCGATGTTCCGTCCGGCGTCACGATTACGCTCGACGGTAACAGGGTCACTGTAAAGGGGCCGCGCGGCGAGTTGTCGCGTACGATCCCCGGCGACATGAAGGTCACCCATGAAGATGGCAAGCTCACGGTTGCACGCCCGTCTGACGAAGCGCGCCACAAGTCCCTTCATGGCCTCAGCCGTACGCTGATCGCCAACATGGTGGAAGGTGTGACGAAGGGTTTCGTCAAACAACTCGACATCGTTGGCGTTGGCTACAAGGCAGAAACCCGCCCGTACGGATTGCAGCTCGCCCTCGGCTTCTCGCATGCTGTCGAGTACAAGGCTCCGCAGGGAATCACCCTCAAGGCCCCGTTGCCGACGCAGATCCTGGTCGAGGGTGCAAACAAGGAAATCGTTGGGCAGGTGGCCGCCGAGCTTCGCAGTCTCCGCCCACCCGAGCCCTACAAGGGCAAGGGCATCAAGTACGCAGGCGAGCAGATTCGGCGTAAGGCCGGAAAGGCCGGAGGCAAGTAA
- the rpsH gene encoding 30S ribosomal protein S8, which translates to MSMTDPIADMLTRIRNAQGAKHRRVDMPGSKMKVEIAKILKENHFIQDYRTLEEETGRKTLRVVLKYAQGGQPVIRQLQRVSTPGLRKYVGVGEIPRVRNGLGMAILSTSQGLMSDRQARQKRTGGEILALVW; encoded by the coding sequence ATGAGCATGACAGATCCGATAGCCGACATGTTGACACGCATCCGCAATGCCCAGGGGGCAAAGCACCGCCGTGTAGATATGCCGGGTTCGAAAATGAAAGTCGAGATTGCCAAGATCCTGAAGGAGAACCACTTCATTCAGGATTACAGAACCCTCGAGGAAGAGACGGGGCGGAAGACGTTGCGCGTGGTACTCAAGTACGCGCAGGGTGGTCAGCCGGTTATCCGCCAGCTTCAGCGCGTGTCGACGCCGGGACTCCGCAAGTATGTCGGAGTTGGCGAGATTCCGCGGGTGCGGAACGGGCTTGGCATGGCGATTCTCAGCACTTCGCAGGGCCTGATGTCGGACCGCCAGGCGCGCCAGAAGCGCACCGGTGGCGAGATCCTCGCTCTCGTCTGGTAA
- a CDS encoding type Z 30S ribosomal protein S14 gives MARKAMVEKSKRKPKFMARQHNRCGRCGRARAFLRTFGVCRICFRELALSGLIPGVRKASW, from the coding sequence ATGGCACGCAAAGCCATGGTGGAGAAGAGCAAGCGCAAGCCGAAGTTCATGGCGCGCCAGCACAATCGGTGCGGACGCTGTGGGCGAGCGCGCGCGTTTTTGAGAACTTTCGGCGTATGCAGAATCTGCTTTCGCGAGCTGGCACTTTCGGGACTGATCCCGGGCGTGCGCAAGGCGAGTTGGTAA
- the rplE gene encoding 50S ribosomal protein L5, with protein MPAPRLKKYYQDTIRPRLMEQLGLKNIHQIPTVEKIVVNCGVGEAIKNPKVLDKVVEELAIITGQRPVRRKAKKSIANYGLREGQEIGAAVTLRGARMWEFMDRFITVAIPRIRDFRGINTRSFDGRGNYSLGVKEQMIFPEINYDMVDQVHGMDITFVTTTSKDDQALALLRELGMPFKGDEKPVIVQA; from the coding sequence ATTCCTGCGCCGCGCCTCAAAAAATACTATCAGGATACCATTCGTCCGCGCCTCATGGAGCAGCTGGGCCTCAAGAACATCCATCAAATTCCGACGGTCGAGAAGATCGTGGTCAACTGTGGTGTCGGCGAAGCAATCAAGAATCCCAAAGTTCTCGACAAGGTTGTAGAGGAGCTGGCGATCATAACCGGGCAGCGTCCGGTTCGCCGGAAGGCGAAGAAGTCGATCGCCAACTACGGGCTACGCGAGGGTCAGGAAATCGGCGCGGCGGTTACGCTGAGAGGCGCCCGGATGTGGGAGTTCATGGATCGTTTCATCACTGTCGCGATTCCACGCATTCGTGATTTTCGGGGCATCAATACGCGGTCGTTCGACGGTCGGGGCAACTACAGCCTTGGTGTAAAGGAGCAGATGATTTTTCCCGAGATCAACTACGACATGGTCGATCAGGTTCACGGAATGGACATCACCTTCGTCACCACGACGAGCAAGGACGATCAGGCCCTCGCTTTGTTGCGCGAGCTGGGCATGCCTTTCAAGGGCGATGAAAAGCCCGTGATCGTGCAGGCCTGA
- the rplX gene encoding 50S ribosomal protein L24: MRDLKHRKTAGKRSRVRHGINAERVKMHVSKNDTVRVMRGDDKGRDGKVLRTYPKTGRVLVEGINIVKKHRKARGPEDQSGIIEAPAPVHSSNLMLIDAKTGEPTRTKARIDTDGTKERVGVRTGEPIPRTR; encoded by the coding sequence ATGAGAGATCTGAAGCACAGAAAGACAGCGGGCAAGCGCAGCCGCGTCCGCCACGGTATCAACGCCGAGCGGGTGAAGATGCATGTGTCGAAGAACGATACGGTGCGGGTGATGCGCGGAGACGACAAGGGCAGGGATGGCAAGGTGCTGCGCACTTATCCCAAGACCGGCCGCGTGCTCGTCGAGGGCATCAATATCGTGAAGAAGCACCGCAAGGCTCGCGGGCCTGAGGATCAGAGCGGGATCATCGAGGCACCGGCACCGGTGCACTCGTCGAATCTGATGCTGATCGACGCGAAGACCGGGGAGCCGACGCGCACCAAGGCTCGAATTGACACCGATGGTACGAAAGAACGTGTCGGCGTGCGTACGGGGGAGCCTATCCCCCGGACACGCTGA
- the rplN gene encoding 50S ribosomal protein L14, with protein MIQQESVVKVADNSGAKTALVIRVLGGTRRRYAGLGDIVIVAVKNALPNGTVKKSEVARGVVVRTAKETRRKDGSYIRFDENAIVIINEAGEPRATRIFGPVARELREKKYMKIVSLAPEVI; from the coding sequence ATGATTCAACAGGAATCGGTGGTCAAGGTCGCGGATAATTCGGGTGCCAAGACGGCGCTCGTCATCCGTGTGCTTGGCGGCACCCGAAGACGGTATGCGGGATTGGGCGATATCGTTATCGTCGCCGTGAAGAACGCCCTGCCGAACGGAACGGTGAAGAAGTCGGAGGTTGCGCGCGGCGTTGTCGTCCGTACGGCGAAGGAAACCCGCCGCAAGGACGGCTCCTATATCCGCTTCGACGAGAACGCCATTGTCATCATCAATGAAGCAGGTGAGCCGCGTGCCACCCGCATTTTCGGACCAGTGGCGCGCGAGCTACGCGAGAAGAAGTACATGAAGATCGTGTCGCTTGCGCCAGAGGTGATCTAG
- the rpsQ gene encoding 30S ribosomal protein S17: protein MAETQQNTTAAARSARKTRIGLVVSDKMEKTVVVSIERRVQHPVYGKMVRRTKRLKAHDEQNDAKTGDTVRIMETRPMSKDKRWRVVEIVERAR from the coding sequence AGAACACGACGGCTGCAGCACGCTCCGCGCGCAAGACGCGGATCGGTCTCGTGGTCAGCGACAAGATGGAGAAGACCGTTGTCGTCTCGATCGAGCGCCGGGTTCAACACCCGGTATACGGCAAGATGGTGCGGCGGACGAAACGGCTGAAGGCGCACGACGAGCAGAACGATGCGAAGACCGGCGACACGGTTCGGATCATGGAGACCCGTCCGATGTCCAAAGACAAGCGGTGGCGCGTCGTCGAAATCGTCGAGCGGGCCAGATAG